A window of Natranaeroarchaeum aerophilus contains these coding sequences:
- a CDS encoding dCTP deaminase, which produces MPTVSELLDAMDGIVHQPTQQHDDRVDLTVTEVYEIEAPGRVDFGGGELEAAELVAHDRTWRNDDDEYQWWHLDAGQYLIEYNERLDIDERAVLQIRDELRARGALHPTLHVESLSLVPLSVGGAGIYLKENARVSTLLAGE; this is translated from the coding sequence ATGCCCACTGTTAGCGAACTCCTCGACGCGATGGACGGAATCGTGCATCAACCGACACAGCAACACGATGACAGGGTCGATCTGACTGTCACCGAGGTGTACGAGATCGAAGCACCGGGACGGGTCGATTTCGGCGGGGGCGAGCTAGAGGCGGCCGAACTCGTCGCCCACGACCGGACCTGGCGCAACGACGATGACGAGTATCAGTGGTGGCATCTCGACGCCGGGCAGTATCTGATCGAGTACAACGAGCGTCTGGATATTGACGAACGTGCAGTTTTGCAGATTCGGGACGAACTCCGGGCCCGCGGCGCATTGCATCCGACGCTGCACGTCGAGTCGCTCTCATTGGTGCCGCTGTCGGTCGGTGGAGCGGGAATCTACCTCAAGGAAAACGCACGAGTATCGACGCTGCTCGCAGGAGAGTGA